Proteins encoded in a region of the Mycobacterium branderi genome:
- a CDS encoding fatty-acid--CoA ligase, with amino-acid sequence MVLASDYRVPNPDRVWPLLQRRKSALADIGAHHVLLYKSTQDYGRVLVTIGVRSREPIVELLRSRVFFDWFDAVGVDDIPAVFAGEIVERFDSSRASEPHAPGIVVAAVAPVDNVATLTAGVRAAWDRFTAAGIRKTWLFQAFDDGQEVMILQEFDDETTAQRWIEQPDTAAEWMSGPGVGAYPPLFVGRFVDVMRIEAGR; translated from the coding sequence ATGGTGCTCGCCTCGGATTACCGGGTGCCGAATCCGGACCGGGTGTGGCCGCTGCTGCAGCGGCGCAAATCCGCGCTCGCCGACATCGGCGCGCACCACGTTCTGCTCTACAAGTCGACCCAGGACTACGGACGTGTCCTGGTGACGATCGGCGTGCGCAGCCGCGAGCCCATCGTCGAGCTCCTGCGGTCACGGGTGTTCTTCGACTGGTTCGACGCGGTGGGTGTCGACGACATTCCGGCGGTGTTCGCCGGCGAAATCGTCGAACGGTTCGATTCCTCTCGGGCTTCGGAGCCGCATGCGCCCGGAATCGTGGTGGCCGCCGTCGCACCGGTCGATAACGTGGCCACGCTGACCGCCGGGGTGCGGGCCGCCTGGGACCGGTTCACCGCGGCGGGTATCCGAAAGACGTGGCTGTTCCAGGCTTTCGACGACGGGCAGGAAGTGATGATCCTGCAGGAGTTCGACGACGAAACGACGGCGCAGCGCTGGATCGAGCAGCCCGACACCGCGGCAGAGTGGATGAGCGGGCCGGGAGTAGGTGCCTATCCACCGTTGTTCGTCGGCAGATTCGTCGACGTGATGCGTATCGAGGCAGGGCGGTGA
- a CDS encoding (2Fe-2S)-binding protein, which produces MFVCLCNGITNNMVAEVVAQGASTTKQIAEACGAGADCGRCRHTLRAILGASSNSATRAPVR; this is translated from the coding sequence ATGTTCGTCTGCCTCTGCAACGGGATCACCAACAACATGGTGGCCGAGGTTGTCGCCCAAGGCGCGTCGACCACCAAGCAGATCGCCGAGGCATGCGGCGCCGGCGCCGACTGCGGCCGCTGCCGACACACGCTGCGGGCGATCCTTGGCGCATCAAGCAACTCAGCGACGCGCGCTCCCGTCAGGTGA
- a CDS encoding alpha-keto acid decarboxylase family protein, translated as MTSAYTVGDYLLDRLAELGVTEIFGVPGDYNLEFLDHIVAHPDVRWVGNANELNAGYAADGYGRLRGMSAVVTTFGVGELSVTNAIAGSYAEHVPVVHIVGGPSKDAQGTRRALHHSLGDGDFEHFLRMSREITCAQANLMPATATREIDRVLCEVREQKRPGYLLLPTDVARFEVECPSAPLPRYAGGTSPRALAHFTEAATELIADHQLAVLADYLVHRLDAIPQLEALLAADEVPHATLMWGKSLVDESSPNFLGIYAGAASDEPVRRAIEEAPVLLTAGVVFTDMVSGFFSQRIDPARTIDIGAQQSTVGTQVFAPLEMEAALDAVTTILTRRGASSPPVASTDDGVPLQLPPPDTPLTQKALWDRFCQALTPGNVVLADQGTSFYGMAGHRLPRGVTFIGQPLWGSIGYTLPATLGAGLAHRDRRPVLLIGDGAAQLTVQELGTFSREGLSPVIVVVNNDGYTVERMIHGKTAPYNDIVRWDWAEIPNALGVTNHLTFRAQTYGELDAALTAAADHQDRMVLIEAVVPRLDVPDLLAELTKPTSPDGSARR; from the coding sequence GTGACTTCTGCCTACACCGTTGGTGACTACTTGCTCGACCGTCTCGCCGAACTCGGCGTCACCGAAATCTTCGGTGTTCCCGGTGACTACAACTTGGAGTTCCTCGACCACATCGTCGCCCACCCGGACGTCCGGTGGGTGGGCAATGCCAACGAGCTCAATGCCGGCTACGCGGCGGATGGTTACGGGCGGCTGCGCGGGATGTCCGCTGTGGTAACCACATTCGGTGTCGGCGAGCTGTCGGTAACCAACGCGATCGCCGGCAGTTACGCCGAGCATGTGCCGGTGGTGCACATCGTCGGCGGGCCGTCCAAAGATGCGCAGGGCACCCGCCGCGCACTGCACCATTCGCTGGGCGACGGCGATTTCGAGCACTTCCTGCGGATGAGCCGCGAAATCACCTGTGCCCAAGCCAATCTCATGCCCGCGACGGCGACAAGGGAGATCGACCGGGTGCTGTGCGAGGTTCGGGAGCAGAAGCGACCCGGCTACCTGCTGCTGCCCACCGACGTGGCGCGTTTCGAAGTCGAGTGCCCCAGCGCGCCACTGCCCCGCTACGCCGGCGGCACCAGTCCCCGTGCGCTGGCTCACTTCACCGAAGCCGCAACCGAACTCATCGCCGATCACCAGCTCGCCGTGCTCGCGGACTACCTCGTCCACCGCCTCGACGCAATCCCACAACTCGAGGCGCTGCTGGCCGCCGACGAGGTGCCGCACGCCACGTTGATGTGGGGCAAGAGCCTGGTCGACGAGAGCTCCCCCAATTTCCTCGGGATCTACGCCGGAGCGGCCAGCGACGAACCGGTTCGCCGCGCGATCGAGGAAGCGCCGGTGCTGTTGACCGCCGGGGTGGTGTTCACCGACATGGTCAGCGGCTTTTTCAGCCAGCGCATCGATCCCGCACGCACCATCGACATCGGAGCACAGCAGAGCACGGTCGGCACCCAGGTGTTCGCGCCGCTGGAGATGGAGGCGGCGCTGGACGCCGTCACCACCATCCTCACCAGGCGAGGGGCCTCCTCGCCGCCGGTGGCCTCGACGGACGATGGTGTGCCGCTGCAGCTTCCGCCGCCCGACACGCCACTCACCCAGAAAGCGTTGTGGGACAGGTTTTGTCAAGCTCTCACGCCCGGCAATGTGGTGCTAGCCGACCAGGGCACCTCGTTCTACGGGATGGCAGGCCATCGCCTCCCCCGCGGGGTGACCTTCATCGGCCAACCGTTGTGGGGTTCGATCGGATACACGTTGCCGGCCACACTCGGCGCGGGGCTTGCGCATCGCGACCGCCGGCCGGTGCTGCTGATCGGCGACGGTGCCGCGCAGCTGACCGTGCAGGAACTGGGCACCTTCTCCCGCGAAGGACTCTCACCGGTCATCGTGGTGGTCAACAACGACGGGTACACCGTCGAGCGGATGATCCATGGAAAGACGGCCCCCTACAACGACATTGTGCGCTGGGATTGGGCCGAGATTCCCAACGCGCTGGGCGTGACCAACCATCTGACGTTCCGCGCGCAGACGTATGGCGAACTCGACGCGGCGCTCACCGCGGCCGCCGACCATCAAGACCGGATGGTGCTCATCGAGGCCGTCGTGCCGCGCCTCGACGTCCCTGACTTGTTGGCCGAGCTGACCAAACCGACGTCACCTGACGGGAGCGCGCGTCGCTGA
- a CDS encoding SRPBCC family protein: protein MAIKESREVVIEATPEEILDVIADLESLTEWSSSHQSSEVVERGDDGRPSVAKMKVKAAGITDEQVVAYTWGENTVSWTLVSASQQRAQDATYTLIPEGDKTRVKFNITIDPMVPLPGFLLKRTIKGVMDTSTEGLRKRVLSVKKGK, encoded by the coding sequence ATGGCCATCAAGGAATCCCGCGAAGTAGTCATCGAAGCGACCCCTGAAGAGATCCTGGACGTCATCGCCGATCTCGAGTCGCTGACCGAGTGGTCGTCGTCGCACCAGAGCTCCGAGGTGGTCGAGCGTGGCGACGACGGGCGGCCCAGCGTGGCGAAGATGAAGGTCAAGGCGGCCGGGATCACCGACGAGCAGGTCGTGGCCTACACCTGGGGCGAGAACACCGTCAGCTGGACGCTGGTCAGTGCCAGCCAGCAGCGCGCGCAGGACGCCACATACACGCTGATCCCGGAGGGCGACAAGACGCGGGTGAAGTTCAACATCACGATCGACCCGATGGTTCCGCTGCCCGGATTTCTGCTCAAACGCACCATCAAAGGAGTGATGGACACCTCCACCGAGGGATTGCGCAAGCGGGTGCTGAGCGTGAAGAAAGGCAAGTAA
- a CDS encoding SRPBCC family protein has translation MAVRASREIVIDAPPEAIMEALADIASVPSWSSVHKRAEVIDTYPDGRPHHVKVTVKVVGIVDKEVLEYHWGPDWLVWDAEKTVHQHGQHVEYTLRREGLDKTRVRFDITLEPSAPLPEFLINRARKKILNAATEGLRRRVTGAVGSDRRG, from the coding sequence GTGGCCGTACGAGCATCGCGGGAAATTGTCATCGACGCGCCGCCGGAAGCAATCATGGAGGCGCTGGCCGACATCGCCTCGGTGCCATCCTGGTCGTCGGTGCACAAGCGCGCCGAAGTCATCGACACCTATCCCGACGGCCGGCCGCACCACGTAAAGGTCACGGTCAAGGTGGTCGGCATCGTCGACAAGGAAGTACTCGAATATCACTGGGGCCCGGACTGGCTGGTGTGGGACGCCGAGAAGACAGTTCACCAGCACGGCCAGCACGTCGAGTACACGTTGCGGCGTGAGGGGCTCGACAAGACGCGGGTGCGCTTCGACATCACGCTGGAGCCGTCGGCGCCCCTGCCGGAGTTCCTCATCAACCGGGCCCGCAAGAAGATCCTCAATGCCGCGACCGAAGGACTGCGCAGGCGTGTCACGGGTGCCGTCGGTTCGGATCGGCGGGGTTAG
- a CDS encoding SRPBCC family protein, whose amino-acid sequence MAVRASREIVIDAPPEVVMEALADITNLTSWSPVHKRVEVLDRYEDGRPHHVRATIKIFGLVDREILEYHWGPDWVVWDAEATFQQRGQHVEYTLQREGVDKTRVRFAITVEPSGPVPEFLVKRASNIVLGTATEGLRKRVMGG is encoded by the coding sequence GTGGCCGTCCGAGCGTCACGGGAAATCGTCATCGACGCACCGCCCGAGGTGGTGATGGAGGCGCTGGCCGACATCACCAACTTGACGTCGTGGTCCCCGGTGCATAAACGCGTCGAGGTGCTCGACCGCTACGAAGACGGCAGGCCCCACCACGTGCGGGCCACCATCAAGATTTTCGGGCTGGTCGACAGGGAAATCCTCGAATACCACTGGGGTCCCGACTGGGTGGTCTGGGATGCCGAGGCGACGTTCCAGCAACGCGGCCAGCACGTCGAGTACACGCTGCAACGCGAAGGAGTCGACAAGACGCGGGTGCGCTTCGCCATCACGGTGGAACCGTCAGGGCCGGTACCGGAGTTCCTCGTCAAGCGGGCCAGCAACATCGTGCTGGGCACCGCGACCGAGGGCCTGCGCAAGCGGGTGATGGGCGGCTAG
- a CDS encoding pyridoxal phosphate-dependent aminotransferase, giving the protein MTVSRLRPYATTVFAEMSALAARIGAVNLGQGFPDEDGPPAMLRAAQDAIAHGVNQYPPGIGVPELRHAIAAQRKRHFGVDYDPDTEVLVTVGATEAIAAAVLGLVEPGDEVVLIQPFYDSYSPVVAMAGAQRVVVPLVPDGRGFALDADALRRAVTPRTRALIVNSPHNPTGTVLSAQELKAVAEIAVQADLLVITDEVYEHLVFDQHRHLPLATYDGMAERTITISSAAKMFNCTGWKIGWACGPRELIVGLRSAKQYLSYVGGAPFQPAVAHALDTEDHWVAALRSSLQSRRDRLANGLTEIGFEVHDSAGTYFLCADPRPLGYDDSTAFCAALPERAGVAAIPMSAFCDPAIGGPWNHLVRFTFAKRDDTLDEAIRRLAVLA; this is encoded by the coding sequence ATGACGGTGTCGCGGCTGCGGCCCTATGCGACGACGGTGTTCGCCGAGATGTCGGCGCTGGCGGCGCGCATCGGCGCGGTCAACCTTGGCCAGGGCTTCCCCGACGAGGACGGCCCGCCGGCAATGCTGAGGGCCGCGCAGGACGCCATCGCCCACGGCGTCAACCAGTACCCGCCGGGCATCGGTGTCCCGGAGCTGCGCCACGCGATCGCCGCCCAGCGCAAACGGCATTTCGGCGTCGACTACGACCCCGACACCGAGGTGCTGGTGACGGTCGGGGCCACCGAGGCAATCGCCGCCGCGGTGCTCGGGCTGGTCGAACCCGGCGACGAGGTCGTCCTGATCCAGCCGTTCTACGACTCCTACTCGCCGGTGGTGGCGATGGCCGGCGCGCAGCGGGTGGTGGTGCCGCTGGTGCCCGACGGCCGCGGTTTTGCTTTGGACGCCGACGCGCTGCGGCGTGCGGTGACGCCGCGCACCAGGGCGCTCATCGTCAACTCGCCGCACAACCCGACCGGCACGGTGCTGAGCGCACAAGAACTCAAGGCCGTCGCCGAAATCGCGGTCCAAGCAGACCTGCTCGTCATCACCGACGAGGTCTACGAACACCTGGTCTTCGACCAGCACCGGCACCTTCCGCTGGCCACCTACGACGGCATGGCCGAGCGCACGATCACCATCTCCAGTGCCGCCAAGATGTTCAACTGCACCGGTTGGAAGATCGGATGGGCTTGCGGCCCTAGGGAACTCATTGTCGGTTTGCGCTCGGCCAAGCAGTACCTGAGCTACGTGGGCGGCGCGCCGTTTCAGCCGGCGGTCGCCCACGCCCTCGACACCGAGGACCACTGGGTGGCGGCTCTGCGGTCGTCGCTGCAATCCAGAAGAGACCGGTTGGCCAATGGGCTGACCGAGATCGGCTTCGAGGTTCACGACAGCGCGGGCACCTACTTCTTGTGCGCCGACCCGCGGCCGTTGGGCTATGACGACAGCACGGCGTTCTGCGCCGCCCTGCCCGAACGCGCGGGAGTGGCGGCGATCCCGATGTCGGCTTTCTGTGACCCTGCGATCGGCGGGCCGTGGAATCACCTGGTGCGCTTCACGTTTGCCAAGCGCGATGACACGCTCGACGAGGCGATCCGGCGCTTGGCGGTACTGGCCTAG